The following are from one region of the Equus asinus isolate D_3611 breed Donkey chromosome 27, EquAss-T2T_v2, whole genome shotgun sequence genome:
- the GOT1L1 gene encoding putative aspartate aminotransferase, cytoplasmic 2 translates to MSTLSVFMDVPLAQKLEGSLLKTYKKDDCPNKMFLAYKVCMTKKGQPWVSSVVHKIRLQIAEDPSLNYEYIPVMGMKSFIQASLELLFGKHSQVIVENRGGGVHTVGDSGAFQLGAQFLKTWRRDSQVVYIISSQKEPHGLIFQDMGFTVYEYSFWDSTQLCLDPNMLLSVAEQAPRGCVFVIGNIGNCKLTPSQWAKFMATMKSKQIFPFFDIPYQGLSTGDLEEDTRFLEYFVSQGFEFFCSQSLSKNFGIYDEGVGILVVVALNNELLLCVLSQLMNFARALWLNPPTTGARIITSILCNPALQGEWKQSLKEVAENIMMIKEKVKEKLRLLGTPGSWDHITHQNGTHSYLGLSSQQVEYLVKKKHIYVPKNGRINFTCINAYNIDYITQSINEAVLFTMDSENLQKVNDSLE, encoded by the exons ATGTCCACCCTTTCAGTGTTCATGGATGTGCCCCTAGCCCAGAAGCTAGAAGGCAGCTTGTTAAAGACCTACAAAAAAGACGACTGCCCCAACAAGATGTTCCTGGCCTATAAAG TCTGCATGACCAAGAAGGGCCAACCCTGGGTTTCTTCCGTGGTGCACAAGATCCGACTACAGATCGCGGAGGATCCCTCCTTGAACTATGAGTACATACCGGTGATGGGCATGAAATCGTTCATCCAGGCCTCCTTGGAACTCCTCTTTGGAAAGCACAGCCAAGTCATCGTGGAGAACAGG GGAGGGGGTGTACACACTGTTGGTGACAGTGGTGCCTTCCAACTTGGGGCCCAGTTCCTCAAAACTTGGCGTCGAGATTCTCAAGTAGTTTACATCATTTCTTCTCAAAAAG AACCGCACGGActtattttccaggacatgggctTTACAGTTTATGAAtactccttctgggactccacgCAGCTGTGCCTAGACCCCAACATGCTCCTCAGTGTGGCGGAG CAGGCCCCACGTGGCTGTGTCTTTGTGATTGGGAACATTGGCAACTGCAAGTTGACACCAAGTCAGTGGGCAAAGTTCATGGCCACCATGAAG AGCAAGCAGATATTCCCATTTTTTGACATTCCCTATCAAGGTTTATCCACGGGTGACCTGGAAGAAGATACTAGATTCTTAGAATATTTTGTGTCTCAAGGCTTTGAGTTCTTCTGCAGCCAGTCTCTGTCCAAGAATTTTGGCATTTATG ATGAAGGAGTAGGGATCCTAGTCGTGGTGGCACTCAACAACGAGCTTCTGCTGTGTGTCCTCTCCCAGCTGATGAACTTCGCCCGGGCCCTGTGGTTGAACCCTCCTACCACGGGTGCTCGCATTATCACCTCCATCCTCTGTAACCCTGCTTTGCAGGGAGAATG GAAGCAGAGTCTGAAAGAGGTTGCAGAGAACATCATGATGATCAAGGAAAAGGTGAAGGAGAAGCTCAGGCTCCTGGGGACTCCTGGCTCCTGGGATCACATCACCCACCAGAATGGGACCCATAGCTATCTTGGACTCAGCT CCCAACAAGTGGAATACCTGGTCAAGAAAAAGCATATTTACGTCCCCAAGAACGGTCGTATCAACTTCACCTGTATCAATGCCTATAACATAGATTACATCACTCAGAGCATCAATGAGGCTGTCCTCTTCACAATGGACTCAGAGAATCTTCAGAAAGTAAATGACTCCTTGGAATAA